A region from the Corylus avellana chromosome ca7, CavTom2PMs-1.0 genome encodes:
- the LOC132186665 gene encoding uncharacterized acetyltransferase At3g50280, protein MPGSKASSPPCCTLISKCTVFPDKKSTNGDLKLSVSDLPMLSVHYIQKGGLFTRPPMPIDSLIALLKSGLSQTLSHFPPLAGRLRTDSDGYVYITCNDEGADFIHATASNLFIRDILAPTHVPDCIKEFFALDRTVSYDGHFKPILTVQVTELADGVFIGCAVNHAVTDGTSFWNFFNTFAEKSRGVKRISKQPDFTRSSPLISPVVLRLPEGGPKVTFSVNEPLSERIFSFSREAILKLKDRTNNRKWTGNGHVDAVELMGKQSNDGYLNNNTNGKVTAILESWFKNAVSKPVNDETESNKNKTVEISSFQSLSALLWRSVTRARKLPSTKTTTFRMAVNCRHRLEPKLDPYYFGNAIQSIPTLASAGDVLSRDLRWCAEQLNKNVLAHNNATVRRFVENWESDPKCFPLGNFDGASMTMGSSPRFPMYDNDFGWGRPLAVRSGRANKFDGKISAFPGRESGGSVDLEVVLAAETMAVLEADSEFMQYVSN, encoded by the coding sequence ATGCCTGGCTCAAAAGCTTCCTCTCCGCCTTGCTGTACTCTGATATCCAAGTGCACAGTGTTTCCCGACAAAAAGTCCACAAACGGAGACCTCAAGCTCTCCGTCTCAGACCTCCCCATGCTCTCCGTCCACTATATCCAAAAGGGCGGCCTCTTCACTCGCCCTCCCATGCCCATTGACTCCCTCATCGCTCTCCTCAAGAGCGGTCTCTCACAAACACTTTCCCACTTTCCGCCTCTCGCCGGCCGCTTAAGGACGGACTCCGATGGCTACGTGTACATCACGTGCAACGACGAGGGAGCGGATTTTATCCACGCCACTGCCAGCAATTTGTTCATTCGCGACATTTTGGCTCCGACCCATGTGCCTGACTGTATCAAGGAGTTCTTTGCGCTCGACCGAACAGTGAGCTACGACGGCCATTTCAAGCCCATCTTGACCGTGCAGGTCACAGAGCTCGCCGACGGTGTTTTCATCGGCTGCGCTGTGAACCACGCGGTTACCGACGGCACGTCGTTTTGGAACTTCTTCAACACCTTCGCTGAGAAGTCTCGCGGGGTGAAGAGGATCTCTAAGCAACCGGACTTTACCCGGAGCTCTCCGTTGATTTCGCCGGTGGTGCTGAGATTACCGGAGGGCGGTCCCAAGGTCACCTTCTCCGTAAACGAGCCGTTGAGTGAAAGAATCTTTAGCTTCAGCAGAGAAGCGATTCTAAAGCTGAAAGACAGGACAAACAACCGGAAATGGACCGGTAACGGTCATGTTGACGCCGTCGAGTTGATGGGGAAGCAGAGCAACGACGGTTATCTGAATAACAACACCAACGGAAAAGTAACGGCAATTCTTGAAAGCTGGTTCAAGAATGCCGTTTCGAAACCGGTAAACGACGAAACGGAAtcgaacaaaaacaaaaccgtGGAAATCTCATCGTTTCAGTCCCTTTCCGCGCTTCTCTGGCGCTCGGTGACACGCGCGAGGAAATTGCCGTCCACCAAGACGACGACGTTCAGAATGGCGGTGAATTGTCGCCACAGGCTGGAACCCAAGCTGGATCCGTATTACTTCGGGAACGCGATTCAAAGCATTCCCACTCTTGCGTCAGCTGGTGACGTGTTGTCTCGTGATCTGCGCTGGTGCGCAGAGCAGCTCAATAAAAATGTGCTTGCCCATAACAACGCTACGGTGCGCCGCTTCGTTGAGAATTGGGAGAGCGATCCCAAGTGTTTCCCGCTGGGGAACTTCGACGGTGCATCGATGACCATGGGTAGCTCTCCGAGATTCCCGATGTACGACAATGATTTCGGGTGGGGCCGACCCTTGGCGGTCCGGAGCGGTAGGGCCAACAAATTTGACGGTAAGATCTCGGCCTTCCCAGGGAGAGAAAGCGGCGGAAGCGTAGATCTTGAGGTGGTTTTGGCGGCCGAGACGATGGCGGTACTTGAGGCCGATTCCGAGTTCATGCAATACGTGtctaattaa
- the LOC132187630 gene encoding uncharacterized protein LOC132187630 produces MELPKKMRRRGFLKNWIAFVCVVVSVCCLFVVVSMLRLPEVPVGLYRSTEMGEVSEKDKFFGRFGEMMIEMLPQDLAFTVFVPSQRAFERDLRLRENDSLVGEKMNDTYAVVSRILGFSAVPRTLSSVTVPFGREISYDSISGFTLYISKDVDGVLVVNRVRSERVDLRKREIVVHIMDGVIMDTEFEQSI; encoded by the coding sequence atgGAACTGCCAAAGAAGATGAGGAGAAGGGGCTTTTTGAAGAACTGGATTGCTTTTGTATGCGTAGTTGTGTCTGTTTGTTGCCTTTTTGTTGTCGTTTCAATGCTTCGGCTTCCTGAAGTGCCAGTTGGGTTGTATCGATCAACAGAGATGGGAGAAGTTTCCGAGAAAGACAAGTTTTTTGGGAGATTTGGGGAGATGATGATTGAGATGTTGCCTCAAGATCTTGCTTTTACTGTCTTTGTTCCTTCCCAGAGAGCTTTTGAGCGTGATTTGAGGCTACGAGAGAATGATAGTCTGGTGGGGGAGAAGATGAATGATACGTATGCAGTAGTTTCTAGGATTTTGGGTTTCTCGGCTGTTCCTCGGACGTTGTCATCAGTTACGGTGCCGTTTGGTAGGGAAATCTCATATGATTCCATCTCTGGGTTTACGTTGTACATTTCGAAGGATGTAGATGGGGTGCTGGTCGTTAACAGAGTCCGATCAGAAAGGGTGGATcttagaaagagagagattgttgTGCATATTATGGATGGAGTCATCATGGATACTGAGTTCGAGCAATCAATTTGA